A stretch of DNA from Spirosoma endbachense:
AGTACTTGTGTTTGATGGTAAACCACTGAATGGGCTCTTCCACTGTAACTTCCTGATTACTTTCTCCCTCTGTCAGTTTCTCGAAGTTTTCATCGGCAGTGAGGTAATCGATCGTAGCCGCCCGACGGTTGTTCGACAAATCGTTTTCGTACTGACGCATCTTGTCCTCCCAAAAGAACCGGATGTTATCGTTCGTAACCGTATTGGCCAGACCGTTCAGTTTCAGATCATAATCCAGTACATACCCTTCAGCAGGCACGGTATAGACCTGCTCTACCGATTGCCCAGGAGCTACTTCAGCCCGAAAAACGATTTGTTGGGGCTGTCCGATTACGGTACCACTTTGTGCTGTCGTCTGGAAATAAAGCTTGTGTACATCTACTTTACCCCGGTTCGTTGGCAGTTCCAGAACTGTTTTGCTGCTCTCATCGTCGACCAGAACCAGGGGCTTCTGTTCGTACGTTTTGTAATTTTTAAGAATAACCTCTTTTACCCGTCCGCCCTGCGTAGTGAAGGTTACTTTAATGTCTTTGTTTTCAACGACAATATCGCGGGTTTCGCCAGTTGCTACTGTGGCGAAGTCGCCAAATTGAGCCTTGGCTGCGGCCGAATCGAGGGTTAGTTCTGCCGGGCTACGTTCGGCTTTGTTGTTGGTAGTAGCGACGCCCGATCCAGTTGTTGGTTTTGTTGTCTGCGTTTTTTGGGCAGCCTGCTTCTCGGGCGCGGGTTTCGGTACCAGAAGCTGATAACCGACCAGCATCGCCAGAATCAGGACAATGCCAATAATTTGATTACGATCCATTTTCTAAGTTTTCAGTTTTCAGTCTTCAGTTTTTAGTTAAAAAGTCAGGAAAATCAGACTGAAAACTAAAAACCGAAGATTGAAAACTATTTTCGGCAAAATTACGCCAATCTGCCGGGTTAATCAACCACCTCAGCGGTTTCTACAGGAGCGGGCGTAAGGCGTTTCTGCTGGTTGTATGCAAGGGCGGCCTTAACAAACTGGACAAACAGCGGATGTGGATTCATGACCGTGCTTTTTAGCTCCGGATGGAATTGTACGCCCACAAACCAGGGATGACTATTTAGCTCAACAATTTCGACCAGTCCCGTATCAGGATTGATCCCTGTTGGCCGAAGTCCTGCCTTCTCGAATCGATCCAGGTAATCGTTATTGAACTCATAGCGATGGCGGTGCCGTTCGCTGATCTGCGTTTTTCCATAGATCTGGTGAGCCAGTGAATCGCGCTTCAGTTTGCAGGTGTATGCGCCCAAACGCATCGTTCCCCCTTTGTCGGTGATGGTTTTCTGCTCTTCCATCATGCTGATAACCGGGTGTTTCGTATGCGGTTCCATTTCGGTCGAATGGGCATCTTCGATACCCATCACATTACGGGCGTACTCAATAACGGCCATTTGCATTCCCAGGCAAATACCGAGGAATGGAATATTGTTCTCGCGAACAAACCGTACGGCATTGATTTTACCATCGATACCCCGCTCCCCAAAACCAGGGGCAACCAGTACACCATCTAAATGGCGCAATGTTTCAGCACAATGATGCTCATCGACCAGCGTCTCTGACTGAATCCACTCCAGTTGAACCTTACACTCATTCGACGCTCCGGCATGAATAAACGATTCAGCAATTGATTTGTAGGCATCATGCAATTCTACATACTTCCCAACCAGACCAATCTTTATGGTATCACCCGGATTTTTTAGCCGTCCCAGAAAAGCCTTCCAGGCATCCAGATCCGCGTCTTTGTCGTTATACAGATCAAGCATATACAACGCACGCTGATCCAGCCGTTCCTTTTGCATCAGCAGCGGCACATCGTAGATCGTTTCGGCATCAATCGCTTCAATGACTGAGCTAACCTGCACATTACAGAATTGCGCAATTTTCCGGCGAATATCCTGAGGAAGTGGGTGTTCGGTGCGGCAGGCAATGATGTCGGGCTGAACCCCGTTTTCGAGCAGCATCCGGACTGAGTGCTGCGTTGGCTTTGTTTTCAGTTCGCCCGCCGATTGCAGATAAGGCACCAGCGTCAGGTGAATAACGAGTGTATCTTTTTCGCCCAGTTCGAACTTCAACTGCCGGACAGCTTCTACAAAAGGCAACGATTCGATGTCGCCCACACAACCCCCAATTTCAGTAATTACGATGTCGTACTCACCTGTTTCGCCCAATAACTTAATGTTGCGCTTGATTTCGTCGGTGATGTGTGGCACTACCTGAACCGTTTTCCCCAGGAAATCACCCCGCCGTTCGCGGGTAATCACGTTATTGTAGATTCGCCCGGTGGTGATGTTATTTGCCTGCGATGTTGGACGATTGAGAAACCGCTCGTAGTGGCCGAGGTCAAGGTCTGTTTCAGCCCCGTCGTCGGTGACATAGCATTCGCCATGTTCGTATGGATTCAGCGTGCCGGGGTCAATATTGATGTAAGGATCGAATTTCTGGATCGTTACCGTAAGCCCCCGTGATTGAAGAAGTTTGGCCAGTGAAGAGGCAATGATGCCTTTGCCAAGTGATGAAGTTACCCCGCCCGTAACAAAAATATATTTCGCGGATTTTGGTCCCGTAGCCGCCATGATTGAAACCTGTTTAGGTCGTTACGGGATGTAAAGGTACGAGAAAAAAGGCGGAATGGCAGAAAAGAAATCAGGAAAAAGTTAACTACTTGCGGCAGGTCGGTAGCATAGGCACTGATTCTGCGCCGGTTAGCCTGAATTTTATTTACTGGCCCTAAGCATAGCCACTCCACCGAACAAGGAGCCCGTTTAGCAGCCAAGTAATTTGGCCATAGTCCCTTTAAACAATAGACCAAACCTCAATATTTTTCGCTCTCTTACTTTTTATTTGCCATAGCGCAGAAAACCAGATCAACTTCGGGCAAAGCCAACCCGGTAGAGAAGTCTGCTGACTAGTTGTAAACCAGAAATGGTAACAACACTTTTCAGGTCAGTTGGCCGACCAGAACTTGTTTCGATTGACGCTATGCTTTTCGTTAAATCAGGCAAAAAGAGGTGCCACCGTTACATTTAGAGTAATGGGTAAACCTTGGCACCTCTTTTTGCCTGATTTAGTGCCATAAAAGAACGGCTGTCAATCAAAATCTTTAATCACAAACTCTCTGCTGTTCAAAACGGCAGCTTGCCTAAATCGACGTTTCCACCGGTTAAAATGATACCAATTTTTTGACCTGCAAATTGATCCTTGTGTTTGAGCACGGCTGCCAGTGGCACCGCACACGACGGCTCGATTACAATTTTCATCCGTTCCCACACCAGTCGCATGGCTGCAATAATTTCGGCATCCGATACCGTCAGAATTTCGGTGACGTGTTCACGAATAA
This window harbors:
- a CDS encoding CTP synthase, with the protein product MAATGPKSAKYIFVTGGVTSSLGKGIIASSLAKLLQSRGLTVTIQKFDPYINIDPGTLNPYEHGECYVTDDGAETDLDLGHYERFLNRPTSQANNITTGRIYNNVITRERRGDFLGKTVQVVPHITDEIKRNIKLLGETGEYDIVITEIGGCVGDIESLPFVEAVRQLKFELGEKDTLVIHLTLVPYLQSAGELKTKPTQHSVRMLLENGVQPDIIACRTEHPLPQDIRRKIAQFCNVQVSSVIEAIDAETIYDVPLLMQKERLDQRALYMLDLYNDKDADLDAWKAFLGRLKNPGDTIKIGLVGKYVELHDAYKSIAESFIHAGASNECKVQLEWIQSETLVDEHHCAETLRHLDGVLVAPGFGERGIDGKINAVRFVRENNIPFLGICLGMQMAVIEYARNVMGIEDAHSTEMEPHTKHPVISMMEEQKTITDKGGTMRLGAYTCKLKRDSLAHQIYGKTQISERHRHRYEFNNDYLDRFEKAGLRPTGINPDTGLVEIVELNSHPWFVGVQFHPELKSTVMNPHPLFVQFVKAALAYNQQKRLTPAPVETAEVVD